A region of Fibrobacter succinogenes subsp. succinogenes S85 DNA encodes the following proteins:
- a CDS encoding DUF349 domain-containing protein, with amino-acid sequence MSIFDAFKPKWQNSNPAKRKEAIADLDELTSQDIVERVALSDDNVEVRMAAVKKLAIIKTLQDISTKDSDAGVRRLAESRAFEEIVKKLKNFNESALNSEVLGYIEAIKDTRYTEDVLKATDNVNLKRELVKQCSKQSLLAQIATRDSSEEIALQAADRVTSESLQADLIKNSKHTSVRKKISDKVRAKKEAEDNGRKAAELLQSKREALIKQAHFLAAQKDAFATKPQFEDLMNEANALGMGESAATLNEIYESFNKFYDEANAAKKAAENAEAEKQAKIARLTESLAELEGLLEAGTTEENADRVNAIIQEWNEGKSLMDAALIKRFNNAYFKSQEAKKIEIPTAESENASEEEIAIRKSLLERLQALSETEIDENTGKHLHAIVREWEKLALLEGDDPILQAYNALRTKLSELISAFNEKTQKVIEENSKKLRGLIERIQNIDENQEFREIHKILRDTYQEWKEIVGDQKFKYHDLWQEYKIATSRFQEMQQWENWHNEKDRDTIIEEMDALSKETPSQAVLAKFRELCGKWREIGPISAAKFQDYRDRFQALVDKVKENCAPFIEEQNAERQKNLVDKEALCQKVEELVANAEIFWKDKFKAVQEIQENWKNIGMVPKEAFAALNKRFKDAVNAFYAQHKENVKHEDESREANYEKKVALCIEAEAIKDSTDWNATSTKLKQLQDAWKATGPVPKSKSDEIWTRFRTACDSFFEKKRNHFEEMDAAKQKNLEQKQALCEKLEALDIANITPEVIEAYKAIDAEWKTIGMVPKDAVESINERFNAIVNKIVAKMAESDPELQAKIADIKKKKQEMIEKVRQFAESAGSNQLADAVRDIQKEWVTLGSCGNDDDELRKAFRDVCDDFFTRRRDQLDIQEQARQNNLQKKILLCEQAEDLLTDLNESTVVASMNKVKHFRRLWKEVGAVPREHSEKIWKRFNSACDQVFAFGRKDEKKEEAPAATTEA; translated from the coding sequence ATGAGCATTTTTGACGCATTTAAACCGAAATGGCAAAATTCCAACCCCGCAAAGCGTAAGGAAGCAATTGCAGACTTGGATGAACTCACTAGTCAAGATATTGTCGAACGAGTGGCCCTTTCTGATGATAATGTCGAAGTGCGAATGGCTGCAGTTAAGAAACTTGCAATTATTAAGACACTTCAGGATATTTCGACAAAAGACAGCGATGCCGGCGTACGCCGTTTGGCAGAATCGAGAGCTTTCGAAGAAATCGTCAAAAAGCTGAAAAACTTTAACGAATCCGCTCTGAATAGCGAAGTCCTCGGTTACATCGAAGCCATCAAGGACACGCGCTATACTGAAGATGTCCTCAAGGCAACAGACAACGTAAATCTGAAGAGAGAACTTGTCAAGCAGTGCAGCAAGCAGTCCCTGCTCGCCCAGATCGCTACCCGCGACTCTAGCGAAGAAATTGCACTGCAAGCCGCAGACCGCGTAACGTCAGAATCGTTACAGGCCGACCTCATCAAGAACTCCAAGCACACGTCCGTCCGCAAGAAGATTTCGGATAAAGTTCGTGCAAAGAAAGAAGCCGAAGACAACGGCAGAAAGGCAGCCGAACTCTTGCAGAGCAAGCGCGAAGCCCTTATCAAGCAGGCTCACTTCCTCGCCGCCCAGAAGGACGCTTTCGCCACCAAGCCGCAGTTTGAAGACTTAATGAACGAAGCGAACGCACTTGGCATGGGCGAATCTGCCGCAACGCTCAATGAAATTTACGAAAGCTTCAACAAGTTCTACGACGAAGCAAACGCCGCAAAGAAGGCCGCAGAAAATGCCGAAGCCGAAAAGCAGGCAAAGATTGCACGCCTCACGGAATCGCTCGCTGAACTCGAAGGATTGCTCGAAGCAGGCACGACCGAAGAAAACGCTGACCGCGTAAACGCCATCATCCAGGAATGGAACGAAGGCAAGTCCCTTATGGATGCAGCCTTGATCAAGCGCTTCAACAACGCCTACTTCAAGTCTCAAGAAGCAAAGAAGATTGAAATTCCGACCGCAGAATCTGAAAACGCAAGCGAAGAAGAAATTGCCATCCGCAAGAGCCTTCTCGAACGTCTCCAGGCACTCTCCGAAACGGAAATCGATGAAAACACGGGCAAGCATCTGCATGCCATCGTCCGCGAATGGGAAAAGCTCGCACTCCTCGAAGGCGACGATCCGATTCTCCAGGCATACAATGCTCTCCGCACCAAGCTGAGCGAACTCATCAGCGCATTCAACGAAAAGACCCAGAAGGTCATCGAAGAAAATTCCAAGAAGCTCCGCGGTCTCATCGAACGTATCCAGAACATCGACGAGAACCAGGAATTCCGCGAAATCCACAAGATTCTCCGCGACACTTATCAGGAATGGAAGGAAATCGTTGGCGATCAGAAGTTCAAGTACCACGATCTCTGGCAGGAATACAAGATTGCCACCTCCCGTTTCCAGGAAATGCAACAGTGGGAAAACTGGCACAACGAAAAGGACCGCGACACCATCATCGAAGAAATGGACGCGCTCTCCAAGGAAACTCCGAGCCAGGCCGTGCTTGCCAAGTTCCGCGAACTCTGCGGCAAGTGGCGTGAAATCGGCCCGATTTCTGCAGCCAAGTTCCAGGACTACCGCGACCGCTTCCAGGCTCTCGTAGACAAGGTCAAGGAAAACTGCGCACCGTTCATCGAAGAACAGAACGCCGAACGCCAAAAGAACCTCGTCGACAAGGAAGCCCTCTGCCAGAAGGTCGAAGAACTCGTTGCAAACGCTGAAATTTTCTGGAAGGACAAGTTCAAGGCCGTGCAGGAAATCCAGGAAAACTGGAAGAACATTGGCATGGTCCCGAAGGAAGCTTTTGCAGCCCTCAACAAGCGCTTCAAGGACGCCGTAAACGCCTTCTATGCCCAACATAAGGAAAATGTGAAGCACGAAGACGAAAGCCGCGAAGCTAACTACGAAAAGAAGGTTGCCCTCTGCATCGAAGCCGAAGCCATCAAGGATTCGACAGACTGGAACGCCACCTCCACCAAGCTCAAGCAGTTGCAGGACGCATGGAAGGCAACAGGCCCAGTGCCGAAGAGCAAGTCCGACGAAATTTGGACACGCTTCCGCACCGCTTGCGATTCCTTCTTCGAAAAGAAGCGCAACCACTTTGAAGAAATGGACGCCGCCAAGCAGAAGAACCTTGAACAGAAGCAGGCCCTCTGCGAAAAGCTCGAAGCTCTCGACATCGCCAATATCACTCCGGAAGTCATCGAAGCTTACAAGGCCATTGATGCTGAATGGAAGACGATTGGCATGGTCCCGAAGGACGCTGTCGAATCCATCAACGAACGCTTCAACGCAATCGTCAATAAGATTGTCGCCAAGATGGCTGAATCTGACCCGGAACTCCAGGCCAAGATTGCTGACATCAAGAAGAAAAAGCAAGAAATGATCGAAAAGGTCCGCCAGTTCGCCGAAAGCGCAGGCTCCAACCAGCTCGCCGATGCCGTTCGCGACATCCAGAAGGAATGGGTCACGCTCGGTTCTTGCGGTAACGACGATGATGAACTCCGCAAGGCATTCCGCGATGTCTGCGATGACTTCTTCACCCGCCGCCGCGACCAGCTCGACATTCAGGAACAGGCTCGCCAGAACAACCTCCAAAAGAAGATTCTCCTCTGCGAACAGGCCGAAGACTTGCTCACTGACTTGAACGAATCTACAGTCGTGGCATCGATGAACAAGGTCAAGCATTTCCGCCGCTTGTGGAAGGAAGTCGGTGCAGTTCCTCGTGAACACTCCGAAAAGATCTGGAAGCGCTTCAATTCCGCTTGCGACCAGGTGTTTGCCTTCGGCCGCAAGGACGAAAAGAAGGAAGAAGCTCCGGCAGCAACAACCGAAGCTTAA
- a CDS encoding L-threonylcarbamoyladenylate synthase, with amino-acid sequence MKFPPWTSVSEAARLLKEGEVVAIPTETVYGLAGNAFEPKALAKIFAAKERPTFDPLIVHIADIAQLTDIAKDIPDSAYRLAEAYWPGPMTIILPKKDCIPDLCTSALPSVAVRFPSHPIAQAIIKESGLPLAAPSANLFKHVSPTTAEHVAAQLADRIAGIVDGGPCSVGVESSIISLVGEPTVMRPGAITPEMFKAILGEVKIKESTSKPGQPMLAPGQCDTHYRPQVPLYYGEVPAGYALPEHTVRIAFGTQQGPVPATVNLSATGDMVEATSKLYAFMHDLDDPKFDLILVDPIPNTGVGMALNDRLKRASIKSL; translated from the coding sequence ATGAAATTTCCGCCATGGACAAGTGTAAGCGAAGCAGCCCGCCTCCTCAAGGAAGGCGAAGTCGTCGCCATCCCGACAGAAACGGTTTACGGGCTCGCCGGTAACGCTTTCGAGCCCAAAGCTCTCGCCAAGATTTTCGCAGCTAAAGAACGCCCGACGTTCGACCCGCTGATTGTCCATATCGCAGACATTGCTCAACTCACCGACATCGCCAAGGACATCCCCGATAGCGCCTACAGACTCGCCGAAGCTTATTGGCCGGGCCCGATGACGATTATCCTTCCCAAGAAGGATTGCATCCCCGACCTTTGCACAAGCGCCCTCCCCTCCGTGGCCGTGCGCTTCCCGAGCCATCCGATTGCACAGGCAATCATCAAGGAATCCGGACTCCCGCTTGCCGCTCCAAGTGCAAACCTCTTTAAGCACGTGAGCCCCACGACCGCTGAACACGTTGCCGCCCAGCTCGCCGACCGCATCGCGGGAATCGTCGATGGCGGGCCGTGCTCCGTTGGCGTCGAAAGTTCCATCATCTCGCTCGTCGGTGAACCGACCGTGATGCGTCCAGGCGCCATCACGCCAGAGATGTTCAAGGCCATTCTCGGTGAAGTGAAAATCAAGGAATCTACATCCAAGCCGGGCCAGCCAATGCTCGCCCCCGGCCAATGCGACACGCATTACCGCCCGCAAGTCCCGCTTTACTACGGTGAAGTTCCAGCAGGCTACGCGCTCCCCGAGCATACCGTTCGCATAGCATTCGGTACACAGCAAGGCCCTGTTCCTGCAACTGTAAATTTGTCAGCAACAGGCGACATGGTCGAAGCGACCTCCAAGCTTTACGCATTCATGCACGACCTTGACGACCCCAAGTTCGATTTGATTCTCGTGGACCCCATCCCGAACACAGGCGTTGGCATGGCGCTCAACGACCGCTTGAAACGCGCAAGCATTAAGTCATTATAG
- a CDS encoding M15 family metallopeptidase — protein MSTFFSFAHETDSLFVPPKPAKPLRYCSSAKQWVDYASHDSNLVEITYMRGLRMDLRYATFNNVTGHDMYCGIQRAFIHKDGLPKLKRALSIIAKELPGYSLVIFDAARPMYAQSVLKQSVAGTPYSHFVSSGKTGGLHNYGLALDLGIADSTGNLLDMGADFDSFERCAGFVGEADALKSGRLTQQQIDNRNLLRNIMKRAGWVMLSSEWWHFNAFTRAYTKEHYPLFPI, from the coding sequence GTGTCAACGTTTTTTTCGTTTGCGCATGAGACGGATAGCTTGTTTGTGCCGCCGAAGCCTGCAAAGCCTTTGCGTTATTGCTCTTCGGCAAAGCAATGGGTGGATTACGCCAGTCACGATTCTAATTTGGTCGAAATTACGTATATGCGCGGGCTCCGCATGGACCTGCGCTATGCCACGTTTAACAACGTGACCGGTCACGACATGTATTGCGGTATCCAGCGTGCATTTATCCATAAAGACGGTTTGCCAAAGCTCAAACGTGCGCTCTCGATTATCGCCAAGGAATTACCGGGATATTCGCTTGTAATCTTTGATGCGGCGCGTCCGATGTATGCGCAATCGGTTCTGAAACAATCTGTGGCGGGGACGCCTTACAGTCATTTCGTTTCGTCGGGCAAGACGGGCGGGCTCCACAATTACGGGCTTGCGCTTGATTTAGGCATTGCCGATAGCACTGGCAATTTGCTAGACATGGGGGCTGACTTTGATTCGTTTGAGCGTTGTGCGGGATTTGTGGGCGAGGCCGATGCTTTAAAGTCCGGGCGCCTTACTCAACAGCAAATTGATAACCGCAATTTGTTGCGCAATATTATGAAGCGTGCGGGGTGGGTGATGCTCTCTAGTGAATGGTGGCATTTCAACGCTTTCACGCGTGCCTATACTAAGGAACACTACCCGCTGTTTCCGATTTGA
- a CDS encoding nitrilase-related carbon-nitrogen hydrolase, translating to MLKVYLVQFDSAKGNKTENLARAKKMILDAKPNAGSLVLLPEMFATGYVPADLDKAAEDFSSNCTGETARTLSEIADETNCTIMGAGITRASTGFYNHVSIYKPNEAQEFRGYNKMNLFFPEKESFKAGSEINLFKFNNWSIASFICYDLRFPEIFREVTKKGANLITIQAAWPAKRRAHWETLLRARAIENQVYIAAVNAVSESNAQKLPLAGTSLIISPNGDILAEGPTQSETVISAELDLQAERDYRKSFPVLEGIVPPEFL from the coding sequence ATGCTTAAAGTTTATTTAGTCCAATTTGACAGCGCCAAAGGCAACAAAACCGAAAATCTCGCCCGTGCAAAGAAGATGATTCTCGATGCAAAGCCCAATGCGGGGAGTCTCGTGCTCCTTCCCGAGATGTTCGCCACAGGGTATGTCCCCGCAGACCTCGACAAAGCCGCTGAAGACTTCAGCTCAAATTGTACTGGTGAAACAGCACGCACCCTCTCCGAAATTGCAGACGAAACGAACTGTACCATCATGGGTGCAGGCATTACCCGCGCAAGCACCGGATTTTATAACCACGTAAGCATCTACAAGCCCAACGAAGCCCAGGAATTCCGCGGCTACAACAAAATGAACTTGTTCTTCCCCGAAAAAGAAAGCTTCAAGGCGGGTAGTGAAATTAATTTATTTAAGTTTAACAATTGGTCCATTGCTTCGTTTATCTGCTACGACCTGCGATTCCCCGAAATTTTCCGCGAAGTAACCAAAAAAGGCGCAAACCTCATCACGATCCAGGCTGCGTGGCCCGCCAAGAGACGAGCCCATTGGGAAACGCTCCTCAGAGCCCGCGCCATTGAAAACCAGGTCTATATCGCCGCCGTAAACGCCGTCAGCGAAAGCAACGCCCAAAAGCTCCCGCTTGCAGGGACTTCCCTCATTATTTCGCCAAACGGAGACATTCTTGCCGAAGGACCGACCCAAAGCGAAACGGTCATTTCTGCCGAACTGGACCTCCAAGCTGAACGTGATTATCGTAAATCCTTCCCCGTTCTCGAAGGCATCGTCCCTCCAGAATTTTTATAG
- a CDS encoding phosphotransferase translates to MNLIKYFSKQRWFMGKNRTILRADTLDSTEAGNTRIRLIKVSFDDGESDIYTIIDDENAVGKILEDAFLDGSQQSVFAGDSGFFSFRITSPFSRAALTSIKPVSKEQSNSAFCTPGKFFFKLYRRLEPGLHPEAEILEAMNKADSSRVPRLYAVCNYKAKGGEVYTWGILEEHFPNALDAWSEFCKNMDSTDAFQLGMSTAQMHESLKRLSGPKYSGIEPPFDRLTQLLKNSTDTEYAPKLREKLPELRIRYSDLLRETFSDKTIKKQRIHGDYHLGQVLITQSANGTKHFEIIDFEGEPTRSLDYRRTIRSPAVDIAGMLRSFAYAGAVAKTDPTEAQKAFVTGYSKVSGISTEEIEKESKPYILAKAIYEACYELEFRPDWFWIPAKALLEL, encoded by the coding sequence ATGAACCTTATCAAGTATTTTAGCAAGCAACGTTGGTTCATGGGAAAAAACAGAACCATCTTACGCGCGGACACGCTTGACTCCACAGAAGCCGGCAACACGCGCATCAGGCTTATCAAAGTTTCGTTTGACGATGGCGAAAGCGACATTTACACCATCATCGATGACGAAAATGCGGTCGGTAAAATTCTCGAAGACGCATTCCTCGATGGTTCTCAACAGTCTGTTTTCGCAGGCGACTCCGGATTTTTCTCGTTTAGAATTACATCGCCATTTTCTAGGGCTGCGCTCACTAGCATCAAGCCCGTTTCAAAGGAACAGAGCAACTCCGCATTTTGCACACCCGGCAAGTTTTTCTTCAAGCTATACCGCAGGCTAGAACCGGGTTTACACCCCGAAGCCGAAATCCTTGAAGCGATGAACAAGGCCGACAGCAGCCGAGTTCCAAGGCTTTACGCCGTCTGCAATTACAAGGCCAAAGGCGGTGAAGTTTACACGTGGGGAATCCTCGAAGAGCATTTCCCAAACGCACTTGACGCCTGGAGCGAATTCTGCAAAAACATGGATAGCACGGACGCTTTCCAGCTCGGGATGTCCACCGCGCAGATGCACGAAAGCCTCAAGCGTTTAAGCGGGCCCAAGTACAGCGGCATCGAACCGCCATTTGACCGACTGACGCAACTTTTGAAAAACTCCACGGATACCGAGTACGCTCCGAAATTGCGCGAAAAGCTCCCGGAATTGCGCATCCGCTATAGCGACTTGCTCCGCGAAACGTTCAGCGACAAGACCATCAAAAAGCAGCGCATCCATGGGGATTACCATCTCGGGCAAGTGCTGATTACGCAAAGTGCAAATGGCACAAAGCATTTCGAGATTATTGACTTTGAAGGGGAACCCACGCGCAGCCTCGACTACAGACGCACCATCCGCTCCCCCGCTGTCGATATCGCCGGGATGTTGCGCAGCTTTGCCTATGCAGGCGCCGTCGCCAAGACCGACCCGACCGAAGCTCAAAAGGCTTTTGTCACAGGATATTCCAAGGTCTCTGGGATTTCTACCGAAGAAATCGAGAAGGAATCCAAGCCCTACATTCTCGCAAAAGCCATCTACGAAGCATGCTACGAGCTAGAATTCCGCCCCGACTGGTTCTGGATTCCCGCCAAAGCATTGCTAGAGTTATAA
- the cysE gene encoding serine O-acetyltransferase, with the protein MTPEEMEQLLRKDAAELVKTEPFSKLMLEEQILNRKNFADMLGVTLACQLAGEVIDRAELEKMFRVMYEKYPQLLICATKDLHATVLRDPACTGPLEPLLFFKGFQGLQAYRVAHVLYEEGRHFPAKMLQSIISRKFGMDIHPAAKIGHGLLVDHATNIVIGETATVGNNVSFLHGVTLGGTGNEIGDRHPKIGNGVMLGAHAQLLGNIHIGDGAKIGAGAVVLCDVPAHTTYAGVPAVQVGHPHDDMPSFNMQQDFTRDKN; encoded by the coding sequence ATGACACCAGAAGAAATGGAACAGTTACTCCGCAAGGACGCAGCAGAGCTCGTCAAGACCGAGCCGTTTTCGAAGTTGATGCTCGAAGAGCAAATCCTTAACCGCAAGAATTTTGCGGATATGCTTGGAGTAACCCTCGCTTGTCAGCTCGCCGGCGAAGTCATTGACCGCGCTGAACTCGAGAAGATGTTCCGAGTCATGTACGAAAAGTATCCCCAATTGCTCATTTGCGCGACAAAGGACTTGCACGCAACAGTCCTCCGCGACCCCGCTTGCACGGGTCCCCTCGAACCACTACTGTTCTTCAAGGGATTCCAAGGACTGCAAGCCTACCGCGTAGCCCACGTCCTTTATGAAGAAGGCCGCCACTTCCCCGCCAAGATGCTCCAGAGCATCATCAGCCGCAAGTTCGGCATGGACATCCACCCGGCAGCAAAAATTGGCCACGGACTTTTGGTGGACCACGCCACAAATATCGTCATCGGTGAAACTGCGACCGTCGGGAACAACGTGAGCTTTTTGCACGGCGTGACCTTGGGCGGTACCGGTAACGAAATCGGCGACCGTCATCCGAAAATCGGAAACGGCGTGATGCTCGGTGCGCACGCTCAGTTGCTCGGCAACATCCACATTGGCGATGGCGCAAAAATTGGCGCAGGCGCCGTGGTGCTTTGCGATGTTCCAGCGCACACGACTTATGCAGGCGTCCCTGCCGTTCAGGTGGGTCACCCGCACGACGACATGCCGAGCTTCAACATGCAGCAAGATTTCACGCGCGACAAGAATTAA
- the nth gene encoding endonuclease III, whose translation MNKATKIKFISDKLDELYPSPPIPLDFTSPFTLLVAVVLSAQCTDIRVNQVTAVLFKEANTPAKMIKLGVDRIAEIIKPCGFFNTKSVNIFKLSQALVEKFKGEVPHTFEELESLPGVGHKTASVIMSHIFKLPAFPVDTHIHRLAERWGLSDGSSVEKTEADLKKAFPKEEWEKRHLQIIYFGRNYCKARGHKDEECPICSTIRRKTRD comes from the coding sequence ATGAACAAGGCCACGAAAATCAAATTCATTAGCGATAAGCTAGACGAACTATACCCTAGTCCACCCATCCCGCTAGATTTTACAAGCCCATTCACGCTCCTCGTGGCCGTTGTTTTAAGCGCTCAATGTACAGACATTCGCGTGAACCAGGTGACAGCAGTCCTCTTCAAGGAAGCGAACACCCCCGCCAAGATGATCAAGCTCGGCGTCGACCGCATTGCCGAAATCATCAAGCCCTGCGGTTTCTTTAACACCAAAAGCGTGAACATTTTCAAGCTCTCGCAAGCACTCGTCGAAAAGTTCAAAGGCGAAGTTCCACACACGTTCGAGGAACTCGAAAGCCTCCCTGGAGTCGGACATAAGACGGCAAGCGTCATCATGAGCCACATCTTTAAACTCCCTGCATTCCCGGTCGATACGCACATTCATCGACTCGCCGAACGCTGGGGCTTGAGCGACGGTTCAAGCGTTGAAAAGACCGAAGCGGATTTAAAAAAAGCTTTTCCCAAAGAAGAATGGGAAAAGCGTCATTTGCAAATCATTTATTTTGGGCGCAACTACTGTAAAGCGCGCGGGCATAAAGATGAAGAATGCCCAATTTGCAGCACAATAAGACGAAAGACGAGAGACTAG
- a CDS encoding DUF3300 domain-containing protein produces MFKKTLKYVLPLVFLLAGLANAQTRYTPSELDTLVSTIALYPDPLLVHVLDASTHGDDLPSASAFATANRHLKGDDLAAAIERAELDYDESVIALIPFPDVLRKLAKYATWANQLGEAVEMQKADVMDAVQRMRKVAHKNGYLHSDDKIAVTVDENVSIQPVREEYVYVPEYDPRVVYYVVSDGNIRLRYVNGVWTGAGLVYWGWDPFYYDWVHRRPHYRRPHRYAPPPRRHVRPRNDRPRYDRPAPRRFDNPPPPPRPHSNGWRPSAPPPSPSSNVLKKSALSAQASSNNSRPAPPPPPNYKRPAPPPPQASSSNDDEDRWQSRRSERHHGSHSVPPPPPSRRR; encoded by the coding sequence ATGTTTAAAAAGACGTTAAAATACGTTCTGCCATTGGTGTTTCTTTTGGCAGGATTGGCGAACGCCCAGACGCGCTATACGCCTTCGGAACTAGATACGCTTGTTTCGACGATTGCGCTTTATCCGGACCCGCTCTTGGTGCACGTTTTGGATGCGTCAACGCATGGCGATGACCTTCCGAGTGCATCTGCGTTTGCAACTGCAAATCGCCATTTGAAGGGTGATGATTTGGCAGCCGCAATTGAACGAGCCGAACTCGATTACGACGAGTCGGTGATTGCGCTTATCCCGTTTCCGGATGTTCTTCGCAAGCTTGCAAAATACGCCACATGGGCGAATCAGCTTGGTGAAGCAGTTGAAATGCAGAAAGCCGATGTGATGGACGCTGTACAGAGAATGCGCAAGGTTGCCCACAAGAATGGTTATTTGCATAGCGATGACAAGATTGCGGTGACCGTTGATGAAAATGTTTCAATCCAACCGGTCCGCGAAGAATATGTGTACGTTCCGGAATACGACCCGCGTGTTGTCTATTACGTTGTTTCGGACGGGAATATTCGTCTCCGTTATGTGAATGGAGTTTGGACTGGAGCTGGTCTCGTTTATTGGGGCTGGGATCCGTTCTATTACGATTGGGTGCATCGCCGCCCGCATTATCGCCGTCCACACCGCTATGCACCGCCTCCGCGCCGCCATGTAAGGCCGCGAAATGACAGGCCTCGTTATGATAGGCCTGCGCCTAGGCGTTTTGACAATCCGCCGCCGCCGCCGCGCCCGCATTCCAATGGCTGGCGTCCATCGGCACCTCCTCCGTCGCCTTCGTCAAATGTCTTGAAAAAATCGGCGCTTTCAGCTCAGGCTTCTTCGAACAATTCTCGACCGGCGCCTCCGCCACCGCCGAATTACAAGCGCCCGGCACCACCTCCGCCGCAGGCTTCTAGCTCAAATGACGATGAGGATCGTTGGCAATCGCGCCGTTCAGAACGTCATCATGGCTCGCATAGTGTGCCACCTCCGCCACCATCGCGTAGAAGGTAA
- a CDS encoding tetratricopeptide repeat protein, which produces MKNKILVWLCVFVSLSFAEVENPLKTAMDLVNESKTLYSLKIVDKPFPVPDRSQLINFPVYREKKGDSYDVKAIKATGEAKKLLDKAENYFGSHQYAKARDAYTLALQEDPKLYSAITYIGQTYGIERNWDKAELWYKKAIEANYVDFLAHWLLADVYKVKGQKEKALEEISIAKVLNRNNPRLEALRKEIYGLNGLNIKNWTFNPQVSIARDSATGNVNMQSDSIWTYYAFVQAAWLYEPYYKEKAKKVLMPQTMYRECLMGLLPFMENKSLKESVEVLRRLDKALNADKLSEFVFYEILLLDYPTASFQLDKKQIEGLKDYLIWANQK; this is translated from the coding sequence ATGAAAAATAAAATCCTAGTGTGGCTTTGCGTGTTTGTCTCGCTTTCTTTTGCCGAAGTTGAGAACCCGCTAAAAACGGCTATGGATCTTGTGAATGAATCCAAAACTCTTTATTCGCTGAAAATTGTGGATAAACCGTTTCCGGTACCAGATCGAAGCCAGTTGATCAACTTCCCGGTCTATCGCGAGAAAAAGGGCGATAGCTATGATGTGAAGGCGATTAAGGCTACGGGCGAGGCTAAAAAGTTGCTTGACAAGGCTGAAAATTATTTTGGTTCGCATCAGTATGCTAAGGCTCGCGATGCTTACACTCTCGCTTTGCAAGAAGACCCGAAACTGTATAGCGCGATAACTTATATTGGACAGACTTACGGTATCGAACGAAATTGGGACAAGGCTGAGCTTTGGTATAAAAAGGCGATTGAAGCAAACTACGTGGATTTTCTCGCTCACTGGTTGCTAGCCGATGTCTATAAAGTTAAGGGGCAAAAGGAAAAAGCTCTTGAAGAAATTTCTATCGCGAAAGTCCTGAACCGCAATAACCCGCGACTGGAAGCGTTGCGCAAGGAAATTTACGGATTAAATGGATTGAATATCAAGAACTGGACTTTTAACCCGCAGGTGAGTATTGCTCGTGACTCTGCGACTGGGAATGTGAATATGCAGTCCGATTCCATTTGGACGTATTATGCGTTTGTTCAGGCGGCATGGCTATATGAACCCTATTATAAAGAAAAGGCGAAAAAAGTGCTAATGCCGCAAACCATGTACCGTGAATGCCTGATGGGCTTACTGCCCTTTATGGAAAATAAATCCCTTAAGGAATCAGTTGAAGTGCTTCGACGGCTTGATAAAGCTCTCAATGCGGATAAATTGAGCGAATTTGTATTCTATGAAATACTCCTTCTGGATTATCCGACGGCATCGTTCCAGTTGGATAAAAAGCAAATCGAGGGCCTCAAGGATTACTTGATTTGGGCTAATCAAAAGTAG